The DNA region GCGTTCGGCGACTCGGCGGTCGTCCTCGAGACCCGCTTCTGGATCGACCACCCCACGCCGCCGCGCAAGTGGAAGGCCGTCTCCGCCGTCGTGACCTCCGTGAAGTCCGCCTTCGAGGACGAGGGGATCAAGATCCCCTTCCCCCAGCGGGAACTGACCGGCCGCGCCGAGAACGGGGGCTTCCACGTCCGCGGCGAGGCCGGCCCCGCCGCCGACTCGGGGGAAGCCCAGCCCGAGCCGCGCAGCAACGACTGACCGGTCGGTCGTCGGCGAATCTGCGGGCGACTTCCGGAAGACGGCGCTGCGGAGCCCTATTCGACGCCGAAGTACCCCTCGACGACGAGCGCGAAGCCGACGATCCACACCCCGGCGAGTCCGGTGACCGCGGCGACGTGGAACGCCCAGGCGAGGCCGGTCGCGCCGACCAGCGGCGTCGCCATCGCCTCGCCCACCCAGGCGACCGGACCGGCCGTCCCCGGACGGGTCAGCGCCACCAGAAACGCCGTCACGACCGCCGGTCCCGCCGCACCCATGAGCGCGAGCCCCAGCCGACGGCTCGCCCGCGCGACGCTGCGCGGCCGCGTCCCGTGCGTCACGAACGCGTCGGCGTCCGACCCGGAGTGTGCCATGATAGATGATGTCACACGCCTCCCGTACTTAAGCGTACCGTCACGCGGGGGCAAGTGGCACACGGTCGGGAACCGAACTGTCGGGTCGAGAGGCGCCCGGAAGAGCGGCCGTCAGTCGGCGGTGCGTTCGAACTCGGCGTCGGTCTCCGCCTCGAGTGCCTCGCGTTCGGCGCTCGGGAGGGCGTCCTTGAACCGCCGGAGGACGCGGCGAGCGTCGTTGACCTCGGCGCCGCCCAGCGCGCGGACCAGCGCCAGCGCCCGCCGGGCGCGGGTCTTCCGCCAGGACTCCTCGCGGTGTTCGTAGGTCCGGATCGCCCGCAGGAAGTCGACCTTCCGGAACTCCGGCCAGTAGGGCGTACAGAAGTAGACGGCCGCCTCGTTGCCGTTGGCGTGCCACGGCAGGAAGTTCGACGTGCGCTCGTCACCGCCGGTCCGCACGATCAGGTCCACGTCCCGCGTCGGTCCCTCGTAGAGCCGCCGTTCGACCGTCTCGACGTCGATCTCGTCGGACCCGAGGGCGCCGTCCTCGACCTCGCGGGTCACGTCCCGAGCGGCCGAGAGCAGTTCGGCGCGGCCGCCGTAGGCCAGCGCGATGTTCAGCTGGAGGTTGTCGTACCCCGCGGTGCGGCGCTCGGCGTAGTCGACCGCGTCGCGCACCCGCTCGGGCAGTTTCCCCGTCTCGCCGATCGCCCGGATGCGGACCCCCGAGTCGTGGACCCGGTCCGCGTCCGCGAACTCCCGGAGCTTCTCGCAGAGGAGGTCGAACAGCGCCTCGGTCTCCTCCTCCGGGCGCTCGAAGTTCTCCGTCGAGAAGGCGTACAGCGTCAGCTCGTCGACGCCGACCTCCCGACACCACTCCAGGACCTGCTCGGTCGTCTGCGCGCCGGCGCGGTGGCCCTCGGAGGCGTCGTCGCCCCGCTGGCGCGCGTACCGCCGGTTGCCGTCCTGGATGACCGCGACGTGGCTCGGCGTCCCCGACAGCTCCAGTTCGAGCAGCCGCTCGTACGCGCCGCGCGCCCACTGCCGCACTCTGTCCATCTGGTTACGTTCTTTCAGCCCCGCGATATGAGTTTTGTGTTTGCCTGGCCGCGGCCCGCTTCCCTCCGAAGCCGTTTTGACACCCTGCGGTGTATCCCGCAGTTGACAGACGAATCCCTCGCCGCCATGCTCGATCTCACTCCCGACTCCGACGGCTCGATGCCCCGCGGCGCCCGCGACGGCGTCGGCGCGCTCGACGCGTCCAGCCCGCGTATCGTCAGCATCAGCGACATCCACGGCTACCTCGACGCCGCCCGCTCCGCACTGGCGGCCGTCGGCGACCACCCCGACTTCGACCCGCTCGTCGAGGCCGACGGCGACGGCCGGCTCCACTGGGCCGGCGGCGACGAGTCGGTGCTGGTGTTCAACGGCGACCTGGTCGACCGCGGCCCCGACAACGCCGCCGTCGTCGACCTCGTCGAGCGCCTCGCCCGCGAGGCCCCGCCCGGCCACGTCCGCGTCACGCTCGGCAACCACGAGTGGGGCGTCCTCTTCCAGGACCTGGTCGGCTGGGACAGCTGGTTCTCCGGCCGCCGGTCGGACGAGGACCGCCGCCGGCTCTGCGAGGCCATCGCCGACGGCCGCGTCGTCGCCGCCTACGACGGCTACGCGTTCACCTACGCCCACGCCGGCCGCGTCAGCGACTACGACGCCGCCCGGCTCAACGACCGTCTCGTCGAGGCCGCGACGGAACTCCGCGAGGCAGTCGGGACCGACGACGACGCGGCGACACAGAAACGGCTCGTCGACGAGTACCGCGAGGTGCTCGGGATCGGCCGCGGCGGGGGCCGTGCCTTCGGCGCCGGCATCGCCTGGCTCGACTTCCAGTTCCTCAACGAGTCCGCCCCGCCGCAGATCGTGGGGCACACCCGCCAGCAGCAGGCCGTCCAGAAGGGCAACGTCGTCTGCGAGAACGTGATCCGCGCGAACCTGGAGGACTCGGGCGGCGAAGGCGTGCTGGTCGAGACCGACGAGGAGGTGGTCGCGCTGGAGCGACGAGGTAACGGGAGCGTGCGGAAGCGCAAGCTGGAGATTCCGGACGGGGAGTGACTGCGAGTTCGAATTTCTGTCTGGTGTCGCGGTGCTGTCCGAGCGAGAGGAAAGGTTGTAGCGGGTAGCGTCTCACCCGGGTCGACGTTATCCGTGGACGAGCTACCGCTCTACGGGGTGCTCTCGAACGGTTTCGAGGGTGTCGACAGAGACGTGACTACCC from Halosimplex halophilum includes:
- the uppS gene encoding polyprenyl diphosphate synthase; this encodes MDRVRQWARGAYERLLELELSGTPSHVAVIQDGNRRYARQRGDDASEGHRAGAQTTEQVLEWCREVGVDELTLYAFSTENFERPEEETEALFDLLCEKLREFADADRVHDSGVRIRAIGETGKLPERVRDAVDYAERRTAGYDNLQLNIALAYGGRAELLSAARDVTREVEDGALGSDEIDVETVERRLYEGPTRDVDLIVRTGGDERTSNFLPWHANGNEAAVYFCTPYWPEFRKVDFLRAIRTYEHREESWRKTRARRALALVRALGGAEVNDARRVLRRFKDALPSAEREALEAETDAEFERTAD
- a CDS encoding metallophosphoesterase, with product MTDESLAAMLDLTPDSDGSMPRGARDGVGALDASSPRIVSISDIHGYLDAARSALAAVGDHPDFDPLVEADGDGRLHWAGGDESVLVFNGDLVDRGPDNAAVVDLVERLAREAPPGHVRVTLGNHEWGVLFQDLVGWDSWFSGRRSDEDRRRLCEAIADGRVVAAYDGYAFTYAHAGRVSDYDAARLNDRLVEAATELREAVGTDDDAATQKRLVDEYREVLGIGRGGGRAFGAGIAWLDFQFLNESAPPQIVGHTRQQQAVQKGNVVCENVIRANLEDSGGEGVLVETDEEVVALERRGNGSVRKRKLEIPDGE